Proteins encoded by one window of Catharus ustulatus isolate bCatUst1 chromosome Z, bCatUst1.pri.v2, whole genome shotgun sequence:
- the LOC117010971 gene encoding prostate-associated microseminoprotein encodes MAMQAQKMGCTWGRLCLLLSLLLQLPGSQAKCYFQAKAPCEYEGKQFSLGESWLSTNCLLCTCLHPIGVGCCETTQHPIDFPDWCEAHYDSQTCQISVVQKANPSLPCVKSVEHEWGSAGTPEPLVNKVLGAGLSR; translated from the exons ATGGCCATGCAAGCACAGAAGATGGGGTGCACTTGGGGCAGGCTTTGCCTgcttctttccctcctcctccagctgccgGGCTCCCAGGCCAAATGCTACTTCCAGGCTAAAG CTCCCTGCGAGTATGAAGGGAAACAGTTCTCCCTTGGGGAATCGTGGCTGAGCAccaactgcctgctctgcacctGCCTCCACCCCATTGGCGTGGGCTGCTGTGAGAC cacccagcacccgATCGACTTCCCTGACTGGTGCGAGGCCCACTACGACTCACAGACCTGCCAGATCTCGGTAGTGCAGAAGGCCAACCCCAGCCTGCCGTGCGTGAAGAGCGTGGAGCACGAGTGGGGCTCGGCCGGCACCCCCGAGCCGCTGGTGAACAAGGTTCTGGGCGCCGGGCTGAGCAGATAA